The Panicum virgatum strain AP13 chromosome 5K, P.virgatum_v5, whole genome shotgun sequence genome has a window encoding:
- the LOC120708874 gene encoding bidirectional sugar transporter SWEET1a, with product MEHIARLFFGVSGNVIALFLFLSPVVTFWRIIKKRSTEDFSGVPYNMTLLNCLLSAWYGLPFVSPNNILVTTINGTGSLIEAIYVVIFLIFAERRIRLRMLGLLGVVTSIFAAVVLISLLALHGNGRKIFCGLAATVFSICMYASPLSIMRLVIKTKSVEFMPFLLSLSVFLCGTSWFIYGLLGRDPFIIIPNGCGSFLGLAQLILYAIYRNNKGAAAPAGKGEAAAEVEDAKKVAATVELADATTNKVASQV from the exons ATGGAGCACATCGCGAGGCTCTTCTTCGGAGTTTCCG GGAATGTCATTgcgctcttcctcttcctgtcgCCTGT CGTCACCTTCTGGAGGATCATCAAGAAGCGCTCGACGGAGGACTTCTCCGGCGTGCCCTACAACATGACGCTGCTCAACTGCCTCCTATCGGCTTG GTACGGGCTGCCGTTCGTGTCCCCGAACAACATCCTGGTGACGACGATCAACGGGACGGGGTCGCTGATCGAGGCCATCTACGTGGTGATCTTCCTCATCTTCGCGGAGCGGCGGATCCGGCTGCGGATGCTGGGCCTGCTGGGCGTCGTCACCTCCATCTTCGCCGCGGTGGTGCTCATCTCGCTGCTGGCCCTCCACGGCAACGGCCGCAAGATCTTCTgcggcctcgccgccaccgtctTCTCCATCTGCATGTACGCCTCGCCGCTCTCCATCATG AGGCTGGTGATCAAGACCAAGAGCGTGGAGTTCATGCCGTTCCTGCTCTCCCTGTCCGTGTTCCTCTGCGGCACCTCCTGGTTCATCtacggcctcctcggccgcgacCCCTTCATCATC ATCCCCAACGGGTGCGGGAGCTTCCTGGGCCTGGCGCAGCTGATCCTGTACGCCATCTACCGGAACAAcaagggcgccgccgcgccggccggcaaGGGGGAGGCCGCCGCGGAGGTGGAGGACGCGAAGAAGGTGGCCGCCACAGTGGAGCTGGCCGACGCCACGACCAACAAGGTCGCCAGCCAGGTGTAG
- the LOC120708875 gene encoding uncharacterized protein LOC120708875 isoform X1, whose translation MGWVDLWRGILLCDVLIPEPELRGVPLPLPRAMYLPNGETTIDFRCPKLYRGIAFIKEKRCLRFVDLDIIYERLPDKDKKSWYPSFRFDGWTVTAWNNCNLTNSFEDWKMDCLPVHGDIISFDQQMRRRLLKYQLLRPKSHQDKDNSVAADPRRNLENLLVFLPTPSNSDAVFLFAKAEFRHPETYVFAIDMRSKHLLDVTEFGVEMKICDNFICHHGSVSKDKTCPAASSRATDFRGDDAGRSASGFGQTGYNSQQGIKGTISVHDRLGGESFEGRSDEQKDREAWSSRARIFGTCRWCGQDGHHQATCTNDPLCFSCKKSGHIAAQCPQLLGCKMRMFGFGFPGQGFHSLQLPGPQTSQTDENLGSIQIVSGKASAAWVEEELKHLIDSSWDWKVRQISDLEYLVVFPNKAMLDTLSKFNGVKLAIHNIFAMVSKSNLDASASSIL comes from the exons ATGGGCTGGGTCGATCTCTGGAGGGGTATCCTTCTCTGCGATGTTCTCATTCCAGAGCCTGAGCTCCGAGGCGTGCCTTTGCCGTTGCCGAGGGCAATGTATCTACCCAATGGTGAGACTACGATTGATTTTCGATGTCCAAAGCTGTACCGGGGCATTGCTTTCATCAAGGAAAAGCGCTGCCTCAGGTTTGTTGATTTAGATATCATTTACGAACGCCTTCCGGATAAGGACAAGAAAAGTTGGTATCCCAGTTTCAGATTTGATGGATGGACAGTCACCGCATGGAACAACTGCAACCTAACCAATTCCTTTGAGGACTGGAAGATGGATTGCCTGCCAGTCCACGGAGACATCATCAGCTTTGATCAACAGATGCGAAGGCGACTGCTGAAGTACCAACTGCTGCGGCCGAAGTCACACCAGGACAAGGATAACAGTGTGGCTGCCGACCCAAGGCGAAACTTGGAGAACCTCTTGGTTTTTCTACCCACTCCCAGCAATTCAGATGCTGTCTTCTTGTTTGCCAAGGCTGAATTCCGACATCCTGAGACGTACGTTTTTGCTATTGACATGAGAAGTAAACATCTGCTAGATGTGACTGAGTTCGGAGTTGAAATGAAAATTTGTGATAATTTTATCTGTCACCATGGTAGTGTCTccaaggacaagacgtgtccagCAGCTTCTTCAAG GGCCACGGATTTCAGAGGTGATGATGCTGGGAGGTCTGCCAGTGGCTTTGGTCAGACTGGTTACAACTCCCAACAGGGAATCAAAGGTACAATTTCTGTTCACGATAGACTTGGTGGTGAAAGTTTCGAAGGTAGGAGCGACGAGCAGAAAGACAGAGAAGCATGGTCTTCGAGAGCCAGGATTTTTGGCACATGTAGGTGGTGTGGTCAAGATGGTCATCATCAGGCAACCTGCACTAATGATCCCCTCTGCTTCAGTTGCAAAAAATCTGGCCATATTGCTGCTCAGTGTCCACAACTCCTGGGTTGCAAGATGAGGATGTTTGGTTTTGGCTTTCCAGGACAGGGATTTCATAGCTTACAGTTACCTGGGCCGCAAACCTCTCAAACTGATGAGAATCTGGGGAGTATTCAGATTGTCAGTGGAAAAGCATCTGCTGCTTGGGTTGAGGAGGAATTAAAACACTTGATTGATAGCTCCTGGGACTGGAAGGTTCGACAGATCTCTGATCTTGAGTATTTGGTGGTCTTCCCCAACAAAGCCATGCTGGATACTTTATCCAAATTCAATGGTGTGAAATTGGCTATCCACAACATATTTGCTATGGTATCTAAATCCAATCTTGATGCCTCTGCTTCTTCTATCCTTTAG
- the LOC120708875 gene encoding uncharacterized protein LOC120708875 isoform X2: protein MATAAAAAAAFCGLEEVLVDGYGCIGDERNHTTVGGWTRNMDVIVASFWSERPPLLSRLYVYAPDLDPSAFSELPRILCVVEGLILFRVAIRCRQPGCVLMEECDYFVYRVDSASLELIRNPSPVAFRDEDVGLLPWGNGGYTVAALVPTLNSAPTTDPNVFMLHLFHSATRRWTNR, encoded by the coding sequence ATGGcaaccgctgccgccgccgccgccgccttctgtGGCTTGGAGGAGGTCCTGGTCGACGGATACGGCTGCATCGGCGACGAACGCAACCACACCACCGTCGGTGGCTGGACGAGGAACATGGACGTAATCGTGGCGTCCTTCTGGAGCGAGCGCCCGCCGCTCCTCTCCCGCCTCTACGTATATGCCCCCGATCTGGATCCCAGCGCCTTCTCGGAGCTTCCCCGCATCCTATGCGTGGTGGAAGGGCTGATCCTCTTCCGCGTCGCCATCCGCTGCCGCCAGCCCGGCTGCGTCCTCATGGAGGAGtgcgactacttcgtctaccgTGTCGATAGCGCGTCGCTCGAACTGATCCGCAACCCCAGCCCCGTCGCCTTCCGTGACGAGGATGTCGGCCTCCTACCTTGGGGTAACGGCGGCTACACCGTCGCCGCGCTGGTGCCCACGCTCAACTCGGCGCCCACAACCGACCCCAATGTGTTCATGCTTCACTTGTTTCACTCAGCGACCCGGAGATGGACAAACCGATAG
- the LOC120708878 gene encoding scarecrow-like protein 1 isoform X1, protein MSFVRRADPSTAYTDNFYIHKFAAPSSNFAVRRFSSDTQLFRYGPEPYNGEYGHMGFTGSPSAAFQNSFYSQQASLTPYPLNADGRSLSVADTQSNSCSDAAKESPAASNVSQQNSQSVSDTQSSEIEVEFDEDEIRLKLQELEHALLEDGDDILFEISQASSINDEWVDPMRNVLLPNSPKESESSISCAVSNSRATRTPKQLLFDCATALSEYNIDEAQAIISDLRQMVSIQGDPSQRIAAYLVEGLAARIVASGNGIYKALTCKDPPTLYQLSAMQILFEICPCFRLGFMAASYAILEACKGEERLHIIDFDINQGSQYITLIQFLKNNANKPQHLRITGVDDPETVQRPIGGLKVIGKRLEQLAQDCGLSFEFRAVGANLGDVTPAMLDCRPGEALAVNFAFQLHHLPDESVSIVNERDQLLRMVKGLQPKLVTLVEQDANTNTAPFLTRFREVYDYYAALFDSLDATLPRESPDRMNVERQCLAREIVNILACEGPDRVERYEVAGKWRARMTMAGFTPCPFNSNVISGIKSILKSYCDRYKFEEDHGGLHFGWGKKTLIVSSAWQ, encoded by the exons ATGTCTTTCGTTAGGCGAGCAGACCCGTCAACAGCTTACACAGATAATTTTTACATCCATAAATTTGCTGCACCAAGTTCAAACTTCGCTGTACGAAGATTTTCCTCTGATACACAGTTGTTCCGTTATGGCCCTGAACCATACAATGGTGAGTATGGGCACATGGGTTTCACTGGATCACCATCGGCTGCATTTCAAAACTCTTTTTACAGTCAACAGGCTTCACTAACACCATACCCTTTAAATGCTGATGGACGATCTCTGAGTGTTGCAGATACACAGTCCAACTCATGCTCTGATGCAGCAAAAGAATCACCAGCGGCCTCCAATGTCTCTCAGCAGAACTCCCAGTCTGTATCAGATACTCAAAGCTCTGAAATTGAAGTAGAGTTTGATGAAGACGAGATTAGATTGAAACTTCAGGAGCTAGAGCATGCTTTACTTGAGGATGGTGATGACATCTTGTTCGAGATTTCACAGGCAAGTAGCATAAATGATGAATGGGTTGATCCAATGAGGAATGTATTGCTTCCAAATTCACCAAAAGAATCAGAATCAAGCATCAGTTGTGCTGTTAGCAATAGTAGAGCCACACGGACTCCAAAGCAGTTGTTATTTGATTGTGCCACAGCATTATCCGAATACAACATAGATGAAGCACAGGCGATCATATCAGACCTCCGTCAGATGGTCTCAATTCAAGGGGACCCTTCTCAGAGGATTGCAGCTTACCTGGTGGAGGGCCTTGCTGCAAGAATAGTAGCTTCAGGGAATGGCATCTACAAGGCCTTGACTTGCAAGGATCCTCCAACTCTTTATCAGCTCTCAGCAATGCAAATCCTCTTTGAAATATGTCCATGCTTCCGTTTGGGTTTCATGGCTGCTAGTTATGCTATACTTGAAGCCTGCAAAGGTGAAGAAAGATTGCACATTATCGACTTTGATATCAATCAGGGCAGCCAATACATTACATTGATACAATTTCTGAAAAACAATGCAAACAAACCACAGCATTTGAGGATAACTGGTGTTGATGACCCTGAGACGGTGCAGAGGCCAATTGGAGGTCTGAAGGTCATTGGGAAACGCCTAGAGCAGCTTGCACAGGACTGTGGACTATCTTTTGAGTTCAGGGCAGTGGGTGCTAATCTCGGGGATGTTACACCTGCAATGCTAGATTGCCGTCCTGGGGAAGCACTTGCAGTCAATTTTGCATTCCAGCTGCACCACCTTCCTGATGAGAGTGTTTCGATTGTGAATGAGAGAGACCAGCTCCTTCGCATGGTAAAGGGTCTCCAACCAAAGTTAGTGACCCTTGTTGAACAGGATGCCAATACTAATACTGCACCCTTTCTCACAAG GTTCCGTGAAGTCTATGATTACTACGCTGCACTTTTCGATTCACTGGATGCTACACTTCCAAGGGAAAGTCCGGATAGGATGAATGTGGAGAGGCAGTGCCTTGCACGGGAAATTGTTAACATCTTAGCTTGTGAAGGTCCTGATCGTGTGGAGAG ATACGAAGTTGCTGGGAAATGGAGAGCGAGAATGACAATGGCTGGCTTCACACCGTGCCCATTTAACAGCAATGTCATCAGTGGAATAAAATCAATACTGAAATCGTACTGCGACAGGTATAAGTTCGAAGAGGACCATGGGGGACTTCACTTCGGCTGGGGGAAGAAAACTCTCATCGTCTCCTCCGCATGGCAATAG
- the LOC120708878 gene encoding scarecrow-like protein 1 isoform X2: protein MSFVRRADPSTAYTDNFYIHKFAAPSSNFAVRRFSSDTQLFRYGPEPYNDTQSNSCSDAAKESPAASNVSQQNSQSVSDTQSSEIEVEFDEDEIRLKLQELEHALLEDGDDILFEISQASSINDEWVDPMRNVLLPNSPKESESSISCAVSNSRATRTPKQLLFDCATALSEYNIDEAQAIISDLRQMVSIQGDPSQRIAAYLVEGLAARIVASGNGIYKALTCKDPPTLYQLSAMQILFEICPCFRLGFMAASYAILEACKGEERLHIIDFDINQGSQYITLIQFLKNNANKPQHLRITGVDDPETVQRPIGGLKVIGKRLEQLAQDCGLSFEFRAVGANLGDVTPAMLDCRPGEALAVNFAFQLHHLPDESVSIVNERDQLLRMVKGLQPKLVTLVEQDANTNTAPFLTRFREVYDYYAALFDSLDATLPRESPDRMNVERQCLAREIVNILACEGPDRVERYEVAGKWRARMTMAGFTPCPFNSNVISGIKSILKSYCDRYKFEEDHGGLHFGWGKKTLIVSSAWQ, encoded by the exons ATGTCTTTCGTTAGGCGAGCAGACCCGTCAACAGCTTACACAGATAATTTTTACATCCATAAATTTGCTGCACCAAGTTCAAACTTCGCTGTACGAAGATTTTCCTCTGATACACAGTTGTTCCGTTATGGCCCTGAACCATACAATG ATACACAGTCCAACTCATGCTCTGATGCAGCAAAAGAATCACCAGCGGCCTCCAATGTCTCTCAGCAGAACTCCCAGTCTGTATCAGATACTCAAAGCTCTGAAATTGAAGTAGAGTTTGATGAAGACGAGATTAGATTGAAACTTCAGGAGCTAGAGCATGCTTTACTTGAGGATGGTGATGACATCTTGTTCGAGATTTCACAGGCAAGTAGCATAAATGATGAATGGGTTGATCCAATGAGGAATGTATTGCTTCCAAATTCACCAAAAGAATCAGAATCAAGCATCAGTTGTGCTGTTAGCAATAGTAGAGCCACACGGACTCCAAAGCAGTTGTTATTTGATTGTGCCACAGCATTATCCGAATACAACATAGATGAAGCACAGGCGATCATATCAGACCTCCGTCAGATGGTCTCAATTCAAGGGGACCCTTCTCAGAGGATTGCAGCTTACCTGGTGGAGGGCCTTGCTGCAAGAATAGTAGCTTCAGGGAATGGCATCTACAAGGCCTTGACTTGCAAGGATCCTCCAACTCTTTATCAGCTCTCAGCAATGCAAATCCTCTTTGAAATATGTCCATGCTTCCGTTTGGGTTTCATGGCTGCTAGTTATGCTATACTTGAAGCCTGCAAAGGTGAAGAAAGATTGCACATTATCGACTTTGATATCAATCAGGGCAGCCAATACATTACATTGATACAATTTCTGAAAAACAATGCAAACAAACCACAGCATTTGAGGATAACTGGTGTTGATGACCCTGAGACGGTGCAGAGGCCAATTGGAGGTCTGAAGGTCATTGGGAAACGCCTAGAGCAGCTTGCACAGGACTGTGGACTATCTTTTGAGTTCAGGGCAGTGGGTGCTAATCTCGGGGATGTTACACCTGCAATGCTAGATTGCCGTCCTGGGGAAGCACTTGCAGTCAATTTTGCATTCCAGCTGCACCACCTTCCTGATGAGAGTGTTTCGATTGTGAATGAGAGAGACCAGCTCCTTCGCATGGTAAAGGGTCTCCAACCAAAGTTAGTGACCCTTGTTGAACAGGATGCCAATACTAATACTGCACCCTTTCTCACAAG GTTCCGTGAAGTCTATGATTACTACGCTGCACTTTTCGATTCACTGGATGCTACACTTCCAAGGGAAAGTCCGGATAGGATGAATGTGGAGAGGCAGTGCCTTGCACGGGAAATTGTTAACATCTTAGCTTGTGAAGGTCCTGATCGTGTGGAGAG ATACGAAGTTGCTGGGAAATGGAGAGCGAGAATGACAATGGCTGGCTTCACACCGTGCCCATTTAACAGCAATGTCATCAGTGGAATAAAATCAATACTGAAATCGTACTGCGACAGGTATAAGTTCGAAGAGGACCATGGGGGACTTCACTTCGGCTGGGGGAAGAAAACTCTCATCGTCTCCTCCGCATGGCAATAG
- the LOC120708879 gene encoding F-box protein SKP2A-like — translation MDSVKPLSGELSNSFDTLMVSGGVEIRQAQNGGTEISLTDWKDLPMELLLRIMSIVGDDRMVIVASGVCTGWRDALGWGVANLSLSWCRDHMNDLVISLAHKFTKLQVLSLRQIKPQLEDSSVEAVANYCHDLRELDLSRSFRLSDRSLYAVAHGCPHLTRLNISGCSNFNDAALVFLSSQCKSLKCLNLCGCVRAASDRALQAIACNCGQLQSLNLGWCDSITDKGVTSLASGCPELRAVDLCGCVLITDESVVALANRCPHLRSLGLYYCQNITDRAMYSLAANGRVRSQGRGWDAARGGGGNDWDGLASLNISQCTALTPPAVQAVCDSFPALHTCPERHSLNISGCLSLTSVHCACALHPHRAGRAILSNHAY, via the exons ATGGATAGTGTGAAGCCACTGAGCGGAGAATTGAGCAATTCGTTCGATACTCTTATGGTTTCTGGTGGCGTCGAGATTAGGCAGGCTCAGAATGGTGGCACTGAAATCAGCTTGACAGATTGGAAAGACCTCCCCATGGAGCTGCTCCTGCGGATTATGTCAATAGTCGGAGATGATAGGATGGTCATCGTGGCCTCCGGTGTATGCACAGGATGGCGCGATGCGTTAGGTTGGGGAGTTGCAAATCTTTCACTCTCATG GTGCCGAGATCACATGAATGACTTAGTGATATCCCTGGCTCACAAATTCACAAAGCTGCAAGTTCTATCTCTACGGCAGATCAAGCCTCAGCTTGAAGACAGCAGTGTTGAGGCTGTGGCAAACTACTGTCATGATctgcgcgagctggatctcagCAGAAGCTTCCGGCTTAGTGACCGGTCCTTGTACGCTGTAGCGCATGGATGCCCTCACCTCACAAGGCTCAACATCAGCGGGTGCTCCAATTTCAACGATGCTGCTTTAGTGTTCCTCAGTAGCCAGTGCAAGAGCCTAAAATGCCTGAATCTGTGCGGGTGTGTGAGGGCAGCTTCTGACAGAGCACTTCAG GCCATCGCCTGTAACTGTGGCCAGCTGCAATCGTTGAACCTGGGCTGGTGCGATAGCATCACCGACAAGGGAGTGACCAGCTTGGCGTCAGGGTGCCCTGAACTCAGGGCTGTGGACTTGTGTGGTTGTGTTCTCATAACAG ATGAGAGTGTGGTTGCACTGGCGAACCGCTGCCCTCACCTGCGGTCCCTGGGGCTGTACTACTGCCAGAACATCACGGACCGTGCCATGTACTCGCTGGCAGCAAACGGCCGCGTGAGGAGCCAGGGCCGGGGCTGGGacgcggcgaggggcggcggcggcaatgacTGGGATGGCCTGGCGAGCCTGAACATCAGCCAGTGCACGGCGCTGACCCCGCCTGCTGTGCAGGCGGTGTGCGACTCGTTCCCGGCGCTGCACACGTGCCCGGAGCGGCACTCGCTCAACATCAGCGGCTGCCTCAGCCTCACCTCCGTGCATTGCGCCTGCGCGCTCCACCCACACCGCGCCGGGCGAGCCATCCTCTCCAACCACGCCTACTGA